The Acinonyx jubatus isolate Ajub_Pintada_27869175 chromosome D1, VMU_Ajub_asm_v1.0, whole genome shotgun sequence genome includes a window with the following:
- the ADM gene encoding pro-adrenomedullin isoform X1, protein MKLVPVALMYLGSLAFLGADTARLDVASEFRKKWNKWALSRGKRELRVSSSYPTGLTYVKAGPTQTLIRPQDVKVATHNPQASSPDAARVRVKRYRQSMNNFQGLRSFGCRFGTCTVQKLAHQIYQFTDKDKDGVAPRSKISPQGYGRRRRRSLPETGPNWTLSLEPQARAVPASSRVHQVLDTLLKI, encoded by the exons CGCGGACACTGCACGGCTCGACGTGGCGTCAGAGTTCCGAAAGAA ATGGAATAAGTGGGCTCTAAGTCGTGGCAAGAGGGAACTTCGGGTGTCCAGCAGCTACCCCACAGGGCTCACTTACGTGAAGGCCGGGCCAACCCAGACTCTCATTCGGCCCCAGGACGTGAAGGTCGCCACTCACAACCCCCAGGCCAG cagTCCGGACGCCGCCCGCGTCCGAGTCAAGCGCTACCGCCAGAGCATGAACAACTTCCAGGGCCTGCGGAGCTTCGGCTGCCGCTTCGGAACGTGCACGGTGCAGAAACTGGCGCACCAAATCTACCAGTTCACGGACAAGGACAAGGACGGCGTCGCCCCCAGGAGCAAGATTAGCCCCCAGGGCTACGGCCGCCGGCGCCGGCGCTCCCTGCCCGAGACTGGCCCCAACTGGACTCTGTCCCTGGAGCCACAGGCACGCGCGGTTCCGGCCTCCTCCCGGGTGCATCAGGTGCTCGACACCCTCCTTAAGATTTAG
- the ADM gene encoding pro-adrenomedullin isoform X2: MKLVPVALMYLGSLAFLGADTARLDVASEFRKKWNKWALSRGKRELRVSSSYPTGLTYVKAGPTQTLIRPQDVKVATHNPQASPDAARVRVKRYRQSMNNFQGLRSFGCRFGTCTVQKLAHQIYQFTDKDKDGVAPRSKISPQGYGRRRRRSLPETGPNWTLSLEPQARAVPASSRVHQVLDTLLKI; the protein is encoded by the exons CGCGGACACTGCACGGCTCGACGTGGCGTCAGAGTTCCGAAAGAA ATGGAATAAGTGGGCTCTAAGTCGTGGCAAGAGGGAACTTCGGGTGTCCAGCAGCTACCCCACAGGGCTCACTTACGTGAAGGCCGGGCCAACCCAGACTCTCATTCGGCCCCAGGACGTGAAGGTCGCCACTCACAACCCCCAGGCCAG TCCGGACGCCGCCCGCGTCCGAGTCAAGCGCTACCGCCAGAGCATGAACAACTTCCAGGGCCTGCGGAGCTTCGGCTGCCGCTTCGGAACGTGCACGGTGCAGAAACTGGCGCACCAAATCTACCAGTTCACGGACAAGGACAAGGACGGCGTCGCCCCCAGGAGCAAGATTAGCCCCCAGGGCTACGGCCGCCGGCGCCGGCGCTCCCTGCCCGAGACTGGCCCCAACTGGACTCTGTCCCTGGAGCCACAGGCACGCGCGGTTCCGGCCTCCTCCCGGGTGCATCAGGTGCTCGACACCCTCCTTAAGATTTAG